One window of the Anopheles cruzii chromosome 2, idAnoCruzAS_RS32_06, whole genome shotgun sequence genome contains the following:
- the LOC128268768 gene encoding 60S ribosomal protein L8 — MGRVIRAQRKGAGSVFRAHTKKRKGQPKLRNLDYAERHGYLKGVVKQIIHDPGRGAPLAVVHFRDPYKFRLCKQLFIAAEGMYTGQFVYCGKRAQLQIGNVLPIGLMPEGTIVCNLEEKTGDRGKLARTSGNYASVIAHNPDTKRTRVKLPSGAKKVLPSANRAMVGIVAGGGRIDKPILKAGRAYHKYKVKRNCWPKVRGVAMNPVEHPHGGGNHQHIGKASTVKRGTPPGRKVGLIAARRTGRIRGGKGDEKFKEKEKK; from the exons ATGGGACGCGTTATTCGCGCGCAGCGTAAAGGTGCCGGATCCGTGTTCCGGGCACACACCAAAAAGCGCAAGGGACAGCCGAAACTGCGTAATCTGGATTACGCCGAACGTCACGGATACCTGAAGGGTGTCGTGAAG CAAATTATTCACGATCCGGGCCGCGGCGCaccgctggcggtggtgcaCTTCCGCGATCCGTACAAGTTCCGGCTGTGCAAGCAACTGTTCATCGCGGCCGAGGGCATGTACACCGGCCAGTTCGTGTACTGTGGCAAGCGCGCTCAGCTGCAGATCGGCAATGTGCTCCCGATCGGTCTCATGCCTGAGGGTACGATCGTGTGCAATCTGGAGGAGAAGACCGGTGATCGGGGCAAGCTGGCGCGTACCTCGGGCAACTATGCCTCGGTTATCGCGCACAATCCGGACACCAAGCGGACGCGTGTGAAGCTGCCGTCGGGTGCTAAGAAAGTGCTGCCGTCGGCCAACCGTGCGATGGTCGGAatcgttgccggtggtggtcgtatCGACAAGCCCATCCTGAAGGCGGGTCGGGCGTACCACAAGTACAAGGTGAAGCGCAACTGCTGGCCGAAGGTGCGCGGTGTGGCCATGAACCCCGTCGAGCATCCGCACGGTGGTGGTAACCATCAGCACATCGGTAAGGCGTCGACCGTCAAGCGCGGAACGCCTCCGGGTCGCAAGGTCGGTCTCATCGCTGCCCGCCGTACCGGACGTATCCGAGGAGGCAAGGGCGACGAGAAGTTCAaggagaaggagaagaagtAA
- the LOC128279072 gene encoding uncharacterized protein LOC128279072: MDITKQKIRNEKLNQEQSLQLIEQVKQYPELWCKTYKHYRNINRQESAWVRLSRELAISATNAKYNWSALLANFRVYRAKVKKSQLTASGHDDIYRPCWFAYESMLFVSEASDVVEATHTIGLARPTSHSHSAKAMQSTVTSINRQQSTVTSQVPCSSQNSSPLTG; the protein is encoded by the exons ATGGATATTACCAAACAAAAGataagaaacgaaaaactg AACCAAGAGCAATCATTACAATTAATTGAGCAGGTGAAACAGTATCCTGAGCTGTGGTGCAAGACTTACAAACACTACCGAAACATAAACAGGCAGGAATCGGCATGGGTAAGACTATCACGGGAGTTGGCCATAAGCGCGACGAATGCAAAGTATAATTGGAGTGCCCTGCTGGCCAACTTTCGAGTCTATCGGGCAAAAGTTAAAAAGAGCCAGCTTACTGCGTCAG GACACGACGACATTTATAGGCCATGTTGGTTCGCCTACGAGTCGATGCTGTTTGTAAGCGAAGCTTCGGATGTGGTGGAGGCAACGCACACA ATTGGACTAGCGCGACCAACATCACACTCCCACAGTGCAAAAGCAATGCAATCGACGGTCacatcaatcaatcgacaGCAATCGACGGTTACATCACAAGTTCCCTGTTCTTCGCAGAACAGCTCTCCG CTAACTGGATAG
- the LOC128278136 gene encoding NEDD4 family-interacting protein 1, translated as MPPTNNRPDDLPPPKADFSAPPPYEAHDSQRDEYGQHGTGVPVPELTTKLPTYEEVQMEKMINHELPLPPLPPPMPPPPPSITSMGRGPVVPGGPQVTFIAIDADGENISADNSLLGTDIVFVTAFLIAFLFNWIGFLVLTCFCHTIAARYGALSGFGLSLAKWTLIVKHSTDFASHENSWLWWLIMAFGFLICVRALVQYISIKRTWRLLSTSAQERLLFFY; from the coding sequence ATGCCACCAACAAACAATCGGCCGGATGATTTGCCGCCACCGAAGGCGGATTTTAGTGCGCCCCCACCGTACGAAGCGCACGATTCGCAGCGCGATGAGTACGGACAGCACGGGACGggtgttccggtgccggagctCACTACCAAGCTACCGACGTACGAGGAGGTCCAGATGGAGAAAATGATTAACCACGAGCTCCcgttgccaccgttgccgccaccgatgccaccgccaccgccgagcatCACGTCGATGGGCCGCGGACCGGTCGTGCCGGGTGGGCCGCAGGTTACGTTCATTGCAATCGATGCCGACGGCGAAAACATTAGCGCCGACAACAGTCTGCTCGGGACGGACATCGTGTTTGTGACCGCGTTTCTCATCGCGTTCCTCTTCAACTGGATCGGCTTCCTGGTGCTGACCTGTTTCTGCCACACCATCGCCGCCCGCTACGGCGCGCTGTCCGGGTTTGGGCTGTCGCTCGCCAAGTGGACGCTGATCGTGAAGCACTCGACCGATTTTGCATCCCACGAAAACTCCTGGCTCTGGTGGTTGATCATGGCGTTCGGGTTTCTGATCTGCGTCCGAGCGCTGGTCCAGTACATCAGCATCAAGCGCACCTGGCGTCTGCTGTCCACGTCCGCCCAGGAGCGGTTGCTGTTTTTCTACTAA
- the LOC128267689 gene encoding DNA replication licensing factor Mcm7 — MQRDYAADKETIKSFLAEFYREEDDGRKNFVYARQMTKIVHREQVQLTVDMDDVASFQDELALAMQSNSRRYVKLFSDAIFELLPQYKEHEVMHKDTLDIYIEHRLTEHGRLHNPNDVRDPRNAIPMELVKRYDVYFKAPSTAKALSIRDVKADSIGKLVAVRGIVTRCTEVKPMMTVATYTCDRCGSETYQPVTAMSFRPTIDCPSEDCRVNKAGGRLYLQTRGSKFVKFQEIKMQEHSDQVPVGHIPRSLTVMCRGETTRCAQPGDHVVVTGIFLPIQKTGFRAVVSGLLSETFVDAHRILCLNKSDDGELSNELTQEELDELAKDDFYTRIASSLAPEIYGHLDVKKALLLLLVGGVDKSPDGMKIRGNINICLMGDPGVAKSQLLGYIDRLAMRSQYTTGRGSSGVGLTAAVMKDPLTGEMILEGGALVLADQGVCCIDEFDKMAEGDRVSIHEVMEQQTISIAKAGIMTCLNARVSILAAANPAYGRYNPRRTIEQNIQLPAALLSRFDLLWLIQDVPDRDNDLRLAKHITYVHSHGKQPPSRIKTLEMALIRRYISLCKRKTPVITPELTDYIVNAYVELRREARNGRDMTFTSARNLLGILRLSTALARLRLSDTVHKDDVQEALRLLEMSKDSLNQTEQRVTHVQNTSDKIFALVRELAGESKTVKVSDIMERCTTKGYKPDEIDACIEEYEELNVWQVNQTRTKITFI; from the exons ATGCAACGTGATTACGCAGCCGATAAAG AAACTATTAAATCTTTTCTGGCCGAGTTTTACCGCGAAGAAGATGATGGAAGGAAAAACTTTGTGTACGCGCGGCAGATGACCAAAATAGTGCACCGCGAACAGGTGCAGCTTACGGTGGATATGGACGATGTGGCCAGTTTCCAGGAcgagctggcgctggcgatgcaGTCCAACAGCCGACGCTATGTGAAGCTCTTCTCAGACGCCATCTTCGAGCTGCTGCCACAGTACAAGGAGCACGAAGTGATGCACAAGGACACCCTGGACATCTACATCGAGCACCGGCTGACGGAGCACGGCCGCTTGCACAATCCGAACGATGTGCGCGACCCGCGGAACGCGATTCCCATGGAGCTGGTCAAGCGGTACGACGTGTACTTTAAGGCCCCGAGCACTGCGAAAGCTCTCTCGATCCGCGACGTAAAGGCTGACTCTATCGGAAAGCTGGTGGCCGTGCGCGGTATCGTGACGCGGTGCACCGAGGTCAagccgatgatgacggtggcgaCGTATACGTGCGATCGGTGCGGCTCGGAAACTTACCAACCGGTGACGGCCATGAGCTTCCGGCCAACGATCGATTGCCCGTCCGAGGACTGTCGAGTCAACAAGGCAGGCGGCAGATTGTATCTGCAGACACGCGGCTCGAAATTTGTCAAGTTCCAAGAGATCAAAATGCAGGAACACAGCGACCAAGTGCCAGTGGGTCACATACCGCGCTCGCTGACGGTGATGTGTCGCGGCGAGACGACGCGTTGCGCTCAACCGGGCGATCATGTGGTGGTGACCGGGATTTTCTTGCCCATCCAGAAGACGGGTTTCCGGGCGGTCGTTTCGGGACTGCTGAGCGAAACGTTTGTCGACGCGCATCGGATCTTGTGTTTAAACAAGTCCGACGATGGTGAGCTGAGCAACGAGCTGACACAGGAAGAGCTGGACGAGCTGGCAAAGGATGATTTCTACACGCGGATCGCGAGCAGTCTTGCGCCGGAGATTTACGGTCACTTGGACGTGAAGaaagcgctgctgctgctactggtcGGTGGTGTGGATAAGAGCCCGGATGGGATGAAGATTCGTGGTAACATTAACATCTGCCTAATGGGCGATCCGGGTGTGGCCAAATCGCAGCTGCTCGGGTACATCGATCGACTGGCGATGCGCAGCCAGTACACGACCGGGCGCGGTTCTTCGGGCGTTGGTTTAACGGCGGCCGTCATGAAGGACCCGCTAACGGGTGAGATGATTCTCGAAGGAGGAGCCCTGGTGCTGGCCGATCAGGGCGTATGCTGTATCGATGAGTTTGACAAAATGGCCGAAGGGGACCGTGTATCGATCCACGAGGTGATGGAACAGCAAACAATCTCGATCGCCAAAGCGGGCATCATGACGTGCTTGAATGCACGCGTGTCGATCCTGGCCGCCGCCAATCCGGCATACGGACGATACAATCCCCGGCGTACGATCGAGCAAAACATTCAACTGCCGGCCGCACTACTGTCACGCTTCGATTTACTGTGGCTCATCCAGGACGTACCGGATCGGGACAATGATCTTCGCCTAGCCAAACACATCACGTACGTGCACAGCCACGGCAAGCAGCCTCCGTCGCGCATCAAGACACTCGAGATGGCACTCATCCGGCGCTACATCTCGCTGTGTAAGCGCAAGACTCCCGTCATCACACCCGAGTTAACGGATTACATCGTCAATGCGTACGTTGAGCTGCGCCGTGAAGCGCGCAACGGTCGCGACATGACGTTCACATCCGCCCGCAATCTGCTCGGCATTTTGCGCCTTTCGACGGCGTTGGCTCGCCTGCGACTGTCCGATACCGTACACAAGGACGACGTACAGGAGGCCCTTCGTTTGCTTGAAATGTCCAAAGATTCCCTGAACCAAACCGAACAACGTGTCACGCA TGTCCAAAACACGTCCGATAAAATCTTTGCCCTCGTGCGCGAGTTGGCCGGCGAAAGCAAAACGGTTAAGGTCTCCGACATAATGGAACGCTGCACAACGAAGGGCTACAAACCGGACGAGATCGACGCGTGCATCGAGGAATACGAGGAGCTGAACGTGTGGCAGGTCAACCAGACACGAACCAAAATCACCTTTATCTAA